In Lycium ferocissimum isolate CSIRO_LF1 chromosome 11, AGI_CSIRO_Lferr_CH_V1, whole genome shotgun sequence, a single genomic region encodes these proteins:
- the LOC132038465 gene encoding uncharacterized protein LOC132038465, with protein MIVLLACQDRLLTKERLTKLNIHVDDQICCLCDGNRNETQRHLFADCSWITEVRDALITWMGITLQCNDVYKTIKWIKRRRWRQFQKEIVAAVWGAMLYYTWQARNWKVFKQATVNKEYAIIQIQKEIRERFGMLSCSRKVHRCQVLIQQLRN; from the coding sequence ATGATAGTGTTGTTGGCATGCCAAGATAGATTACTTACCAAAGAAAGACTAACAAAGCTGAACATACATGTTGACGACCAAATATGCTGCCTTTGTGATGGGAATAGGAATGAGACACAAAGACACTTGTTTGCTGACTGTAGTTGGATCACAGAAGTTAGAGATGCACTGATCACCTGGATGGGAATTACACTACAATGCAATGATGTGTACAAAACAATCAAATGGATCAAGAGAAGGAGGTGGAGGCAGTTCCAGAAAGAGATAGTTGCAGCAGTATGGGGAGCAATGCTATACTACACTTGGCAAGCAAGGAATTGGAAGGTTTTCAAGCAAGCAACTGTAAATAAAGAGTATGCTATAATACAGATTCAGAAAGAGATTAGAGAAAGATTTGGCATGCTAAGTTGTTCTAGGAAAGTACATAGGTGTCAGGTTTTGATTCAGCAGTTACGTAACTAG